A genomic region of Hirundo rustica isolate bHirRus1 chromosome 12, bHirRus1.pri.v3, whole genome shotgun sequence contains the following coding sequences:
- the NICN1 gene encoding nicolin-1, which yields MSGAAGPGPPAGPGRSPLPCAPRPAAPLQLAGGAEPARPGVAVIDLRFPRGAAADVHEIVFRNFYTAFLSVRVQRPGPGGSQRWVTCLRDLCLMPCPHTEEGSQDYFCLRRHQMLCDVDQVTAMRFILRQPSPVWLHFTIEDLQIFPPGQKSPQKDFPSWLSQLTPPEQPASLHGELPDPEKVSTEVQQMWVLTEVIRARQAAARIGRFDVDGCYDVNLLSYT from the exons ccgggccgggccgctcCCCGCTGCCctgcgccccccgccccgccgctcccctcCAGCTGGCAGGGGGTGCCGAGCCCGCGCGGCCCGGCGTCGCCGTCATCGACCTCCGCTTCCCCCGCGGCGCTGCCGCCGAC GTGCATGAGATCGTGTTCAGGAACTTCTACACTGCGTTCCTGAGCGTGCGGGTGcagcggcccggccccggcgggtCCCAGCGCTGGGTGACCTGCCTGCGGGACCTGTGCTTGATGCCTTGCCCACACACCGAGGAGGGCTCCCAGGACTATTTCTGCCTCCGCCGGCACCAG ATGCTGTGTGACGTGGACCAGGTGACGGCAATGCGGTTCATCCTGCGACAACCCTCCCCAGTGTGGCTCCACTTCACCATCGAGGACCTGCAGATTTTCCCCCCTGGACAGAAG AGTCCCCAGAAGGATTTTCCTTCCTGGCTCTCCCAGCTGACCCCTCCGGAGCAGCCAGCCAGCCTGCATGGG GAGCTCCCTGATCCGGAGAAGGTGTCGACAGAGGTCCAGCAAATGTGGGTGCTGACAGAGGTGATCCGGGCTCGCCAGGCAGCTGCCCGCATCGGGCGCTTTGAC GTGGATGGCTGCTATGATGTCAACCTGCTTTCCTACACCTGa
- the AMT gene encoding aminomethyltransferase, mitochondrial — MLRTGCRAALSRRRPGSAPRREAGGAGAGGEGLKQTPLDALHRARGGRMVPFAGWTLPLHYGQGHLQSHLHTRRHCSLFDVSHMLQTLVYGRDRVRFMESLVVGDIAELKPGQGTLTLLTNEKGGITDDLIVTNTSEDHLYVVSNAACADKDLAILRDRAAQLQATGSDVHLEVSDNALLALQGPSMARVLQAGLSDDLAKLSFMNSITTTVFGVPGCRVTRCGYTGEDGVEISVPAARAVELAEQLLGIPDVWLAGLAARDSLRIEAGLCLYGSDIDETVTPAEAGLMWTLGKRRRVAMDFPGAAVIMAQVKEKPRRRRVGLTSVGPAIRPHMAILGPEGRPVGTVTSGCPSPCLGKNIAMGYVEAAHSRAGTELTVEVRKKQHPAVITKMPFVPTQYYMAK, encoded by the exons atgctgCGGACGGGCTGCCGCGCCGCGCTgtcccgccgccgcccgggctCGGCGCCGCGGAGGGAGGCCGGGGGCGCTGGGGCCGGGGGGGAGGGGCTGAAGCAGACGCCGCTGGATGCCCTGCATCGGGCCCGCGGCGGGCGCATGGTGCCGTTCGCCGGCTGGACCCTTCCGCTGCACTACGGGCAGGGCCACCTCCAGTCACACCTGCACACCCGCCGCCACTGCTCCCTCTTTGACGTCTCCCATATGCTGCAG ACCCTGGTGTACGGCCGGGACCGCGTCAGGTTCATGGAGAGCCTGGTAGTGGGGGACATCGCCGAGCTGAAGCCAGGACAG GGCACCCTGACGCTGCTCACCAACGAGAAGGGCGGCATCACAGACGACCTCATCGTCACCAACACGTCGGAAGATCACCTCTACGTGGTGTCCAACGCCGCCTGTGCTGACAAGGACTTGGCTATCTTGAGG GATAGAGCGGCACAGCTGCAGGCCACCGGCAGTGATGTACACCTGGAGGTGTCAGACAACGCGCTGCTGGCTCTGCAAG GTCCCTCCATGGCACGGGttctgcaggcagggctgtcgGATGACCTGGCCAAGCTCTCCTTTATGAATAGCATCACCACAACCGTCTTCGGCGTGCCGGGCTGCCGGGTCACGCGCTGTGGTTACACCGGCGAGGATGGCGTGGAG ATCTCAGTGCCCGCGGCACGGGCGGTGGAGTTGGCcgagcagctcctgggcatCCCTGATGTGTGGCtagcagggctggcagccagggaCAGCTTGCGCATAGAGGCCGGGCTCTGCCTCTACGGCAGTGACATCGACGAGACGGTCACCCCTGCCGAGGCCGGGCTGATGTGGACCTTGG ggaaGCGGCGGCGTGTGGCCATGGAtttccctggtgctgctgtcatCATGGCACAAGTGAAAGAGAAGCCGAGGCGCAGGCGTGTGGGGCTGACGTCGGTGGGACCCGCCATCCGGCCCCACATGGCAATCCTGGGTCCCGAAGGCAGGCCTGTGG GCACAGTGACCAGCGGATGTCCCTCGCCCTGCCTGGGCAAGAACATCGCCATGGGCTACGTGGAGGCAGCGCACAGCCGGGCCGGCACCGAGCTCACCGTCGAGGTGCGGAAGAAGCAGCACCCTGCCGTCATCACCAAGATGCCCTTCGTGCCCACCCAGTACTACATGGCCAAGTGA
- the TCTA gene encoding T-cell leukemia translocation-altered gene protein — protein sequence MAAVAAGWQPPWRALAALGRELAAEWAAQDVRAALCQLLLLWLGISLLGVRLAWRAYGGAVAALCYRTGPSGRRSPGTASGASPARPRAHSLSPASPAGRNGAAERHCPARDSPAAEPMKTHWE from the exons AtggcggcggtggcggcgggcTGGCAGCCGCCGTGGCGAGCGCTGGCCGCGCTGGGTCGGGAGCTGGCGGCCGAGTGGGCGGCACAGGACGTGAGGGCCGcgctgtgccagctgctgctgctctggctgggcaTCAGCCTGCTGGGCGTCCGCCTGGCCTGGCGCGCCTACGGCGGGGCGGTGGCCGCGCTCTGCTACCGGACCGGCCCCTCCGGCCGCCGCTCCCCCGGCACCGCGTCCGGGGCctcgcccgcccggccccgcgcgcACTCCCTGTCCCCCGCCAGCCCGGCGGGACGCAACGGCGCCGCCGAGCGGCACTGCCCGGCCCG GGAtagcccagcagcagagcccatgAAGACACACTGGGAGTGA
- the UBA7 gene encoding ubiquitin-like modifier-activating enzyme 7 isoform X1 produces the protein MAGSEEEPRYSRQLYVLGGGARRLPGSAVLVSGLRGTGAQVATALVLAGTGRVVLHDCSAVCTADRTQQFLLGESDLGQNRAKASQQALAELNPCVVVEAYTGELSEAFLASFQVVVLTESPLEEQLRVGDFCHAHSICFIVADTKGLAGQLFCDFGKHFVVDDPAEGDPVSAAVQHISQGNPGVVTYIGTENSYGHRFYDGDLVTFSGVQGMTELNGQEPIPVRVLDAFRLEINDTSSFSPYRCGGLVSQVQRPQECFHEPLCRALEKPKIRVANPEDLPRSRSLHAAFRALHAFRREQGRLPRPRAPADAERVLELARSLGEQQGPLDEDIVRAFASVSAGDLCPVASVVGALAAQEVLKAITGKFCPLNQWLYFDSLECLALAGAAQLTETDCAPRGSRYDGQIAVFGADFQEKLGHQKYLVVGAGAIGCELLKNFAMMGLAAGAGGELIVTDMDTIALSNLHRQLLYRSADISEPKSVVAAAAVQRMNPDVRMTAHQNQVGPATEMLYGDKFFQHLDGVASALDTIEARTYLERRCLRCRTPLLDSGTEGTRGNVLAMIPSLTDILRPVSTPSTFPLCTLRHFPRTIQHTLQWARDEFEGLFQLPAEQVNQFMEDPAFLEQQPPGKVLEQVWDSLRQRPRDWRDCVRWARRRWQSRYHDAITQLLHIYPPEHETSPGVPFWAGDRSCPHPLTFNPDNDTHLDYVVAAAHLFAQAHRVPPCRDRLAIQAILRDVVLPPFAPQEGLQIPLTEEPTEEPQVPTDHRQLTELMQDLVQWRQELVGDEEAKAPLMEPIYFEKDNDIHIDFITAASNLRAENYGISPANWLMSKRFAGRIVPAIITTTATVAGLACLEVYKLVWGCRDLSCYRNSNVSLSACLLLRFQPPAAPTYWYGGREWSCWDRLEMRAVGADRQAMTVQEVLDWLQRTHGWTVTMLLCGDSVLYDSKADAETRAQQRARRLSENLEDARMPQQQDLELLYICEGEDAEAEDTRPPLLCSLP, from the exons ATGGCGGGAAGCGAAGAGGAGCCGCGGTACTCGCGGCAGCT GTATGTGCTGGGCGGCGGCGCGCGGCGGCTGCCCGGGTCGGCGGTGCTGGTGTCGGGGCTGCGCGGGACCGGAGCGCAGGTGGCGACGGCGCTGGTGCTGGCGGGGACCGGGCGCGTCGTTCTGCACGACTGCAGTGCCGTCTGCACCGCTGACCGCACCCAGCAG TTCCTCCTGGGGGAGAGTGATCTAGGCCAGAACCGTGCCAAGGCATCCCAgcaggccctggcagagctgaacCCCTGTGTGGTGGTCGAGGCTTACACCGGGGAGCTGTCGGAGGCCTTCCTTGCCTCCTTTCAG GTGGTGGTGCTGACCGAGTCCCcgctggaggagcagctccgCGTTGGGGACTTCTGCCATGCCCACAGCATCTGCTTCATCGTGGCTGACACCAAGGGGCTGGCAGG GCAGCTGTTCTGTGACTTCGGGAAGCACTTTGTTGTTGATGATCCAGCAGAAGGGGATCCAGtgtctgctgctgtgcagcacatcTCCCAG GGCAACCCAGGAGTGGTGACGTACATAGGGACAGAGAACAGCTATGGCCACCGCTTCTATGATGGTGACCTGGTGACATTTTCTGGCGTGCAGGGGATGACAGAGCTGAATGGCCAGGAGCCCATCCCCGTGCGTGTGCTTG ATGCCTTCAGGCTGGAGATCAATGACACCAGCTCCTTCTCACCCTACCGCTGTGGGGGTCTGGTTTCACAGGTGCAGCGGCCCCAGGAGTGTTTCCAT gagcccCTGTGCCGGGCACTGGAGAAGCCCAAAATCCGGGTGGCAAACCCCGAGGATCTGCCACGCAGCCGCAGCCTGCACGCCGCCTTCCGGGCCCTTCACGCCTTCCGCAGGGAGCAGGGCCGCCTGCCGCGGCCCAGGGCACCG GCGGACGCTGAGcgggtgctggagctggctcGGAGCCTGGGAGAACAGCAGGGTCCCCTGGATGAGGACATCGTGCGCGCCTTCGCAAGCGTGAGCGCGGGGGACCTGTGCCCCGTGGCCTCCGTGGTCGGGGCGCTGGCAGCCCAGGAGGTGCTGAAG GCCATCACTGGGAAGTTCTGTCCCCTGAACCAGTGGTTGTACTTCGACTCCCTGGAGTGCCTGGCGCTGGCGGGGGCCGCGCAGCTGACAGAGACGGACTGTGCCCCG AGAGGCTCTCGCTACGACGGCCAGATTGCCGTCTTCGGGGCCGATTTCCAGGAGAAGCTGGGCCACCAGAAGTACCTGGTG GTGGGAGCTGGTGCCATCGGCTGCGAGCTGCTGAAGAACTTTGCCATgatggggctggcagcaggggcaggcGGGGAACTCATTGTCACTGACATGGACACTATTGCCCTCTCCAACCTCCATCGGCAGCTTCTCTATCGCTCAGCAGATATATCG gagccaAAGTCGGTGGTGGCCGCAGCAGCCGTGCAGCGCATGAACCCTGATGTCAGAATGACAGCTCACCAGAACCAGGTGGGACCTGCCACCGAGATGCTCTACGGGGACAAGTTCTTCCAGCACCTGGATGGCGTTGCCAGCGCCCTGGACACAATAGAGGCCC GCACCTACTTGGAGAGACGCTGTCTCCGCTGCCGCACACCCCTGCTGGACTCAGGCacggaggggacacgggggaatGTGCTGGCCATGATACCGTCCCTGACCGACATTCTGAGGCCAGTCAGCACCCCCAGCACCTTCCCCCTCTGCACCCTGCGGCATTTCCCCCGCACCATCCAGCACACGCTGCAG TGGGCCCGTGATGAATTTGAGGGGCttttccagctgcctgcagaacAAGTCAACCAGTTCATGGA GGACCCAGctttcctggagcagcagccaccaggGAAGGTCCTGGAGCAGGTGTGGGACAGTCTGCGGCAGCGTCCACGGGACTGGCGGGACTGCGTCCGCTGGGCACGCCGGCGCTGGCAGAGCCGCTACCACGACGCCATCACCCAGCTGTTGCACATCTACCCCCCGGAGCAC gaaacCAGCCCGGGTGTCCCTTTCTGGGCAGGGGACAGGAGCTGTCCCCATCCACTGACATTCAACCCTGATAAT GACACCCACCTGGACTATGTCGTGGCCGCTGCCCATCTCTTTGCCCAAGCACACAGGGTGCCACCGTGCAGGGACCGGCTGGCCATCCAGGCCATCCTCCGTGATGTGGTCCTGCCACCCTTTGCACCCCAGGAAGGGCTCCAGATCCCCCTCACAGAGGAACCAACAGAGGAGCCACAAGTTCCTACAG ATCACAGGCAGCTGACAGAGCTTATGCAGGACCTGGTGCAGTGGAGACAGGAGCTGGTGGGGGATGAGGAGGCAAAAGCACCCTTGATGGAGCCCATCTACTTTGAGAAG GACAACGATATCCACATAGACTTTATCACAGCAGCGTCCAACCTGCGTGCAGAGAACTATGGCATCTCCCCTGCCAACTGGCTGATG AGCAAGCGGTTTGCTGGGCGGATTGTGCCCGCCATCATCACCACCACGGCCACAGTGGCCGGGCTGGCGTGCCTGGAGGTCTACAAGCTGGTGTGGGGGTGCCGGGACCTCAGCTGCTACCGCAACAGCAACGTCAGCCtgtctgcctgcctgctgctccgtttccagcccccagcagcccccaccTACTGG TACGGCGGGCGGgagtggagctgctgggacCGGCTGGAGATGCGGGCTGTCGGCGCAGATAGGCAGGCGATGACggtgcaggaggtgctggaCTGGCTGCAG AGGACACATGGCTGGACCGTGACTATGCTTCTGTGTGGCGACAGCGTGCTCTATGACAGCAAGGCAGATGCAGAGACACGGGCCCAGCAGCGGGCACGGAG GTTATCAGAGAATTTGGAGGATGCCAGgatgccacagcagcaggacctggagctgctgtatATATGTGAGGGAGAGGATGCTGAGGCCGAAGATACCCGTCCCCCTCTCCTGTGTTCCCTACCTTGA
- the UBA7 gene encoding ubiquitin-like modifier-activating enzyme 7 isoform X2 — protein MAGSEEEPRYSRQLYVLGGGARRLPGSAVLVSGLRGTGAQVATALVLAGTGRVVLHDCSAVCTADRTQQFLLGESDLGQNRAKASQQALAELNPCVVVEAYTGELSEAFLASFQVVVLTESPLEEQLRVGDFCHAHSICFIVADTKGLAGQLFCDFGKHFVVDDPAEGDPVSAAVQHISQGNPGVVTYIGTENSYGHRFYDGDLVTFSGVQGMTELNGQEPIPVRVLDAFRLEINDTSSFSPYRCGGLVSQVQRPQECFHEPLCRALEKPKIRVANPEDLPRSRSLHAAFRALHAFRREQGRLPRPRAPADAERVLELARSLGEQQGPLDEDIVRAFASVSAGDLCPVASVVGALAAQEVLKWLYFDSLECLALAGAAQLTETDCAPRGSRYDGQIAVFGADFQEKLGHQKYLVVGAGAIGCELLKNFAMMGLAAGAGGELIVTDMDTIALSNLHRQLLYRSADISEPKSVVAAAAVQRMNPDVRMTAHQNQVGPATEMLYGDKFFQHLDGVASALDTIEARTYLERRCLRCRTPLLDSGTEGTRGNVLAMIPSLTDILRPVSTPSTFPLCTLRHFPRTIQHTLQWARDEFEGLFQLPAEQVNQFMEDPAFLEQQPPGKVLEQVWDSLRQRPRDWRDCVRWARRRWQSRYHDAITQLLHIYPPEHETSPGVPFWAGDRSCPHPLTFNPDNDTHLDYVVAAAHLFAQAHRVPPCRDRLAIQAILRDVVLPPFAPQEGLQIPLTEEPTEEPQVPTDHRQLTELMQDLVQWRQELVGDEEAKAPLMEPIYFEKDNDIHIDFITAASNLRAENYGISPANWLMSKRFAGRIVPAIITTTATVAGLACLEVYKLVWGCRDLSCYRNSNVSLSACLLLRFQPPAAPTYWYGGREWSCWDRLEMRAVGADRQAMTVQEVLDWLQRTHGWTVTMLLCGDSVLYDSKADAETRAQQRARRLSENLEDARMPQQQDLELLYICEGEDAEAEDTRPPLLCSLP, from the exons ATGGCGGGAAGCGAAGAGGAGCCGCGGTACTCGCGGCAGCT GTATGTGCTGGGCGGCGGCGCGCGGCGGCTGCCCGGGTCGGCGGTGCTGGTGTCGGGGCTGCGCGGGACCGGAGCGCAGGTGGCGACGGCGCTGGTGCTGGCGGGGACCGGGCGCGTCGTTCTGCACGACTGCAGTGCCGTCTGCACCGCTGACCGCACCCAGCAG TTCCTCCTGGGGGAGAGTGATCTAGGCCAGAACCGTGCCAAGGCATCCCAgcaggccctggcagagctgaacCCCTGTGTGGTGGTCGAGGCTTACACCGGGGAGCTGTCGGAGGCCTTCCTTGCCTCCTTTCAG GTGGTGGTGCTGACCGAGTCCCcgctggaggagcagctccgCGTTGGGGACTTCTGCCATGCCCACAGCATCTGCTTCATCGTGGCTGACACCAAGGGGCTGGCAGG GCAGCTGTTCTGTGACTTCGGGAAGCACTTTGTTGTTGATGATCCAGCAGAAGGGGATCCAGtgtctgctgctgtgcagcacatcTCCCAG GGCAACCCAGGAGTGGTGACGTACATAGGGACAGAGAACAGCTATGGCCACCGCTTCTATGATGGTGACCTGGTGACATTTTCTGGCGTGCAGGGGATGACAGAGCTGAATGGCCAGGAGCCCATCCCCGTGCGTGTGCTTG ATGCCTTCAGGCTGGAGATCAATGACACCAGCTCCTTCTCACCCTACCGCTGTGGGGGTCTGGTTTCACAGGTGCAGCGGCCCCAGGAGTGTTTCCAT gagcccCTGTGCCGGGCACTGGAGAAGCCCAAAATCCGGGTGGCAAACCCCGAGGATCTGCCACGCAGCCGCAGCCTGCACGCCGCCTTCCGGGCCCTTCACGCCTTCCGCAGGGAGCAGGGCCGCCTGCCGCGGCCCAGGGCACCG GCGGACGCTGAGcgggtgctggagctggctcGGAGCCTGGGAGAACAGCAGGGTCCCCTGGATGAGGACATCGTGCGCGCCTTCGCAAGCGTGAGCGCGGGGGACCTGTGCCCCGTGGCCTCCGTGGTCGGGGCGCTGGCAGCCCAGGAGGTGCTGAAG TGGTTGTACTTCGACTCCCTGGAGTGCCTGGCGCTGGCGGGGGCCGCGCAGCTGACAGAGACGGACTGTGCCCCG AGAGGCTCTCGCTACGACGGCCAGATTGCCGTCTTCGGGGCCGATTTCCAGGAGAAGCTGGGCCACCAGAAGTACCTGGTG GTGGGAGCTGGTGCCATCGGCTGCGAGCTGCTGAAGAACTTTGCCATgatggggctggcagcaggggcaggcGGGGAACTCATTGTCACTGACATGGACACTATTGCCCTCTCCAACCTCCATCGGCAGCTTCTCTATCGCTCAGCAGATATATCG gagccaAAGTCGGTGGTGGCCGCAGCAGCCGTGCAGCGCATGAACCCTGATGTCAGAATGACAGCTCACCAGAACCAGGTGGGACCTGCCACCGAGATGCTCTACGGGGACAAGTTCTTCCAGCACCTGGATGGCGTTGCCAGCGCCCTGGACACAATAGAGGCCC GCACCTACTTGGAGAGACGCTGTCTCCGCTGCCGCACACCCCTGCTGGACTCAGGCacggaggggacacgggggaatGTGCTGGCCATGATACCGTCCCTGACCGACATTCTGAGGCCAGTCAGCACCCCCAGCACCTTCCCCCTCTGCACCCTGCGGCATTTCCCCCGCACCATCCAGCACACGCTGCAG TGGGCCCGTGATGAATTTGAGGGGCttttccagctgcctgcagaacAAGTCAACCAGTTCATGGA GGACCCAGctttcctggagcagcagccaccaggGAAGGTCCTGGAGCAGGTGTGGGACAGTCTGCGGCAGCGTCCACGGGACTGGCGGGACTGCGTCCGCTGGGCACGCCGGCGCTGGCAGAGCCGCTACCACGACGCCATCACCCAGCTGTTGCACATCTACCCCCCGGAGCAC gaaacCAGCCCGGGTGTCCCTTTCTGGGCAGGGGACAGGAGCTGTCCCCATCCACTGACATTCAACCCTGATAAT GACACCCACCTGGACTATGTCGTGGCCGCTGCCCATCTCTTTGCCCAAGCACACAGGGTGCCACCGTGCAGGGACCGGCTGGCCATCCAGGCCATCCTCCGTGATGTGGTCCTGCCACCCTTTGCACCCCAGGAAGGGCTCCAGATCCCCCTCACAGAGGAACCAACAGAGGAGCCACAAGTTCCTACAG ATCACAGGCAGCTGACAGAGCTTATGCAGGACCTGGTGCAGTGGAGACAGGAGCTGGTGGGGGATGAGGAGGCAAAAGCACCCTTGATGGAGCCCATCTACTTTGAGAAG GACAACGATATCCACATAGACTTTATCACAGCAGCGTCCAACCTGCGTGCAGAGAACTATGGCATCTCCCCTGCCAACTGGCTGATG AGCAAGCGGTTTGCTGGGCGGATTGTGCCCGCCATCATCACCACCACGGCCACAGTGGCCGGGCTGGCGTGCCTGGAGGTCTACAAGCTGGTGTGGGGGTGCCGGGACCTCAGCTGCTACCGCAACAGCAACGTCAGCCtgtctgcctgcctgctgctccgtttccagcccccagcagcccccaccTACTGG TACGGCGGGCGGgagtggagctgctgggacCGGCTGGAGATGCGGGCTGTCGGCGCAGATAGGCAGGCGATGACggtgcaggaggtgctggaCTGGCTGCAG AGGACACATGGCTGGACCGTGACTATGCTTCTGTGTGGCGACAGCGTGCTCTATGACAGCAAGGCAGATGCAGAGACACGGGCCCAGCAGCGGGCACGGAG GTTATCAGAGAATTTGGAGGATGCCAGgatgccacagcagcaggacctggagctgctgtatATATGTGAGGGAGAGGATGCTGAGGCCGAAGATACCCGTCCCCCTCTCCTGTGTTCCCTACCTTGA
- the UBA7 gene encoding ubiquitin-like modifier-activating enzyme 7 isoform X3, whose product MAGSEEEPRYSRQLYVLGGGARRLPGSAVLVSGLRGTGAQVATALVLAGTGRVVLHDCSAVCTADRTQQFLLGESDLGQNRAKASQQALAELNPCVVVEAYTGELSEAFLASFQVVVLTESPLEEQLRVGDFCHAHSICFIVADTKGLAGQLFCDFGKHFVVDDPAEGDPVSAAVQHISQGNPGVVTYIGTENSYGHRFYDGDLVTFSGVQGMTELNGQEPIPVRVLDAFRLEINDTSSFSPYRCGGLVSQVQRPQECFHEPLCRALEKPKIRVANPEDLPRSRSLHAAFRALHAFRREQGRLPRPRAPADAERVLELARSLGEQQGPLDEDIVRAFASVSAGDLCPVASVVGALAAQEVLKEPKSVVAAAAVQRMNPDVRMTAHQNQVGPATEMLYGDKFFQHLDGVASALDTIEARTYLERRCLRCRTPLLDSGTEGTRGNVLAMIPSLTDILRPVSTPSTFPLCTLRHFPRTIQHTLQWARDEFEGLFQLPAEQVNQFMEDPAFLEQQPPGKVLEQVWDSLRQRPRDWRDCVRWARRRWQSRYHDAITQLLHIYPPEHETSPGVPFWAGDRSCPHPLTFNPDNDTHLDYVVAAAHLFAQAHRVPPCRDRLAIQAILRDVVLPPFAPQEGLQIPLTEEPTEEPQVPTDHRQLTELMQDLVQWRQELVGDEEAKAPLMEPIYFEKDNDIHIDFITAASNLRAENYGISPANWLMSKRFAGRIVPAIITTTATVAGLACLEVYKLVWGCRDLSCYRNSNVSLSACLLLRFQPPAAPTYWYGGREWSCWDRLEMRAVGADRQAMTVQEVLDWLQRTHGWTVTMLLCGDSVLYDSKADAETRAQQRARRLSENLEDARMPQQQDLELLYICEGEDAEAEDTRPPLLCSLP is encoded by the exons ATGGCGGGAAGCGAAGAGGAGCCGCGGTACTCGCGGCAGCT GTATGTGCTGGGCGGCGGCGCGCGGCGGCTGCCCGGGTCGGCGGTGCTGGTGTCGGGGCTGCGCGGGACCGGAGCGCAGGTGGCGACGGCGCTGGTGCTGGCGGGGACCGGGCGCGTCGTTCTGCACGACTGCAGTGCCGTCTGCACCGCTGACCGCACCCAGCAG TTCCTCCTGGGGGAGAGTGATCTAGGCCAGAACCGTGCCAAGGCATCCCAgcaggccctggcagagctgaacCCCTGTGTGGTGGTCGAGGCTTACACCGGGGAGCTGTCGGAGGCCTTCCTTGCCTCCTTTCAG GTGGTGGTGCTGACCGAGTCCCcgctggaggagcagctccgCGTTGGGGACTTCTGCCATGCCCACAGCATCTGCTTCATCGTGGCTGACACCAAGGGGCTGGCAGG GCAGCTGTTCTGTGACTTCGGGAAGCACTTTGTTGTTGATGATCCAGCAGAAGGGGATCCAGtgtctgctgctgtgcagcacatcTCCCAG GGCAACCCAGGAGTGGTGACGTACATAGGGACAGAGAACAGCTATGGCCACCGCTTCTATGATGGTGACCTGGTGACATTTTCTGGCGTGCAGGGGATGACAGAGCTGAATGGCCAGGAGCCCATCCCCGTGCGTGTGCTTG ATGCCTTCAGGCTGGAGATCAATGACACCAGCTCCTTCTCACCCTACCGCTGTGGGGGTCTGGTTTCACAGGTGCAGCGGCCCCAGGAGTGTTTCCAT gagcccCTGTGCCGGGCACTGGAGAAGCCCAAAATCCGGGTGGCAAACCCCGAGGATCTGCCACGCAGCCGCAGCCTGCACGCCGCCTTCCGGGCCCTTCACGCCTTCCGCAGGGAGCAGGGCCGCCTGCCGCGGCCCAGGGCACCG GCGGACGCTGAGcgggtgctggagctggctcGGAGCCTGGGAGAACAGCAGGGTCCCCTGGATGAGGACATCGTGCGCGCCTTCGCAAGCGTGAGCGCGGGGGACCTGTGCCCCGTGGCCTCCGTGGTCGGGGCGCTGGCAGCCCAGGAGGTGCTGAAG gagccaAAGTCGGTGGTGGCCGCAGCAGCCGTGCAGCGCATGAACCCTGATGTCAGAATGACAGCTCACCAGAACCAGGTGGGACCTGCCACCGAGATGCTCTACGGGGACAAGTTCTTCCAGCACCTGGATGGCGTTGCCAGCGCCCTGGACACAATAGAGGCCC GCACCTACTTGGAGAGACGCTGTCTCCGCTGCCGCACACCCCTGCTGGACTCAGGCacggaggggacacgggggaatGTGCTGGCCATGATACCGTCCCTGACCGACATTCTGAGGCCAGTCAGCACCCCCAGCACCTTCCCCCTCTGCACCCTGCGGCATTTCCCCCGCACCATCCAGCACACGCTGCAG TGGGCCCGTGATGAATTTGAGGGGCttttccagctgcctgcagaacAAGTCAACCAGTTCATGGA GGACCCAGctttcctggagcagcagccaccaggGAAGGTCCTGGAGCAGGTGTGGGACAGTCTGCGGCAGCGTCCACGGGACTGGCGGGACTGCGTCCGCTGGGCACGCCGGCGCTGGCAGAGCCGCTACCACGACGCCATCACCCAGCTGTTGCACATCTACCCCCCGGAGCAC gaaacCAGCCCGGGTGTCCCTTTCTGGGCAGGGGACAGGAGCTGTCCCCATCCACTGACATTCAACCCTGATAAT GACACCCACCTGGACTATGTCGTGGCCGCTGCCCATCTCTTTGCCCAAGCACACAGGGTGCCACCGTGCAGGGACCGGCTGGCCATCCAGGCCATCCTCCGTGATGTGGTCCTGCCACCCTTTGCACCCCAGGAAGGGCTCCAGATCCCCCTCACAGAGGAACCAACAGAGGAGCCACAAGTTCCTACAG ATCACAGGCAGCTGACAGAGCTTATGCAGGACCTGGTGCAGTGGAGACAGGAGCTGGTGGGGGATGAGGAGGCAAAAGCACCCTTGATGGAGCCCATCTACTTTGAGAAG GACAACGATATCCACATAGACTTTATCACAGCAGCGTCCAACCTGCGTGCAGAGAACTATGGCATCTCCCCTGCCAACTGGCTGATG AGCAAGCGGTTTGCTGGGCGGATTGTGCCCGCCATCATCACCACCACGGCCACAGTGGCCGGGCTGGCGTGCCTGGAGGTCTACAAGCTGGTGTGGGGGTGCCGGGACCTCAGCTGCTACCGCAACAGCAACGTCAGCCtgtctgcctgcctgctgctccgtttccagcccccagcagcccccaccTACTGG TACGGCGGGCGGgagtggagctgctgggacCGGCTGGAGATGCGGGCTGTCGGCGCAGATAGGCAGGCGATGACggtgcaggaggtgctggaCTGGCTGCAG AGGACACATGGCTGGACCGTGACTATGCTTCTGTGTGGCGACAGCGTGCTCTATGACAGCAAGGCAGATGCAGAGACACGGGCCCAGCAGCGGGCACGGAG GTTATCAGAGAATTTGGAGGATGCCAGgatgccacagcagcaggacctggagctgctgtatATATGTGAGGGAGAGGATGCTGAGGCCGAAGATACCCGTCCCCCTCTCCTGTGTTCCCTACCTTGA